In the Rhodospirillales bacterium genome, one interval contains:
- a CDS encoding amino acid ABC transporter permease — MNYRWDWGVLLREPYFDWIWQGFGWTCAVAILAWVIALVLGSVIGVMRTMPHPLPRAIGAAYVELFRNIPLLVQLFLWYFVVPELLPRDAGMFLKRGMPMPEFWTAVVCLGFYTGARVAEQVRSGIGAIRAGQRQAALAIGLTQVQVYRHILIPVAYRIIIPPLTNDFLGVFKNSSLALTIGVIELTARSRQIEEYTFQGFEAFTAATVLYSAVTVIVLTLMHVTEKRTRIPGMIALEAK; from the coding sequence ATGAACTACAGGTGGGATTGGGGCGTCCTGCTGCGGGAGCCCTATTTCGATTGGATTTGGCAAGGGTTCGGCTGGACCTGCGCGGTCGCGATCTTGGCCTGGGTCATCGCCCTCGTCCTCGGTTCGGTGATCGGGGTGATGCGGACGATGCCACACCCCCTTCCTCGCGCGATCGGCGCCGCCTACGTCGAGCTGTTCCGCAACATCCCCCTGCTGGTGCAGCTGTTCCTCTGGTATTTCGTGGTGCCGGAGTTGCTGCCGCGCGACGCCGGCATGTTTCTGAAGCGCGGCATGCCGATGCCGGAGTTCTGGACGGCGGTCGTATGCCTCGGCTTCTACACCGGGGCGCGGGTGGCCGAGCAGGTGCGTTCGGGGATCGGCGCGATCCGCGCCGGCCAGCGCCAGGCGGCGCTCGCCATCGGCCTGACTCAGGTGCAGGTCTACCGCCACATCCTGATCCCGGTCGCCTACCGCATCATCATACCGCCGCTGACCAACGATTTTCTCGGCGTGTTCAAGAATTCCTCGCTGGCGCTCACCATCGGCGTGATTGAGTTGACCGCCCGCAGCCGCCAGATCGAGGAATACACCTTCCAGGGTTTCGAGGCGTTCACCGCCGCGACCGTGCTCTATAGCGCCGTCACCGTCATCGTGCTGACCCTGATGCACGTCACCGAAAAGCGTACCCGGATTCCGGGCATGATCGCGCTGGAGGCGAAATAG
- a CDS encoding ABC transporter permease subunit (The N-terminal region of this protein, as described by TIGR01726, is a three transmembrane segment that identifies a subfamily of ABC transporter permease subunits, which specificities that include histidine, arginine, glutamine, glutamate, L-cystine (sic), the opines (in Agrobacterium) octopine and nopaline, etc.), producing MFGGFDFAVVERALPLLWQGMLFTLQLTGLAICGGVLFGTLLALMRLSPIAPLSWFAASYVNFFRSLPLILVIFWFYFLVPKLLGRPIGGFHSVLIAFIMFEAAYYCEIIRAGIQSVTRNQVYAGYALGLTYGQTMRLIILPQAFRNMLPVLLTQSIIMFQDTSLVYVVGLKDFLTTADLIANRDNRPVELFLFAAAVYLVICLTGSIIARRLQRKYAI from the coding sequence ATGTTCGGCGGGTTCGATTTTGCCGTGGTCGAACGCGCTCTGCCGCTGCTGTGGCAAGGAATGCTGTTCACCCTGCAGTTGACCGGGCTCGCGATCTGCGGCGGCGTCCTGTTCGGAACCTTGCTCGCGCTGATGCGGCTGTCGCCGATCGCGCCGCTGTCGTGGTTCGCCGCGTCCTATGTCAACTTTTTCCGCTCGCTGCCGCTGATTCTGGTGATTTTCTGGTTCTACTTCCTGGTGCCGAAGCTGCTGGGGCGGCCGATCGGCGGTTTTCATTCGGTGCTGATCGCCTTCATCATGTTCGAGGCGGCGTATTACTGCGAAATCATCCGCGCCGGCATCCAAAGCGTGACACGCAACCAGGTTTACGCCGGTTACGCGCTCGGCCTCACCTACGGCCAGACCATGCGTCTCATCATCCTGCCGCAGGCGTTCCGCAACATGTTGCCGGTGCTGCTGACCCAATCGATCATCATGTTTCAGGACACCTCGCTGGTCTATGTGGTCGGGCTCAAGGACTTTCTCACTACCGCCGACTTGATCGCCAACCGCGATAACCGCCCGGTCGAATTGTTCCTCTTCGCTGCCGCGGTTTACCTGGTGATCTGCCTGACCGGATCGATCATTGCCCGCCGTCTGCAACGGAAGTACGCCATATGA